A window of Cryptomeria japonica chromosome 3, Sugi_1.0, whole genome shotgun sequence contains these coding sequences:
- the LOC131874544 gene encoding WAT1-related protein At5g47470-like: protein MAVLLENEKSKGRNLLPLSVASYALWASILCPLAFFLDKEKRSKMSLSLLAQVLLISLTGVSAYQALVLIGLSETSSAFTTAMANLASAIIFVMAWTLGLEKVDITANPKLWAQ, encoded by the exons ATGGCTGTTCTTCTGGAGAATGAAAAATCAAAAGGCAGAAACCTTTTGCCTCTTTCTGTCGCCTCCTATGCCTTGTGGGCCTCTATATTGTGCCCCCTTGCATTCTTTCTCGACAA GGAAAAAAGGTCCAAGATGAGCTTAAGTCTGTTAGCTCAGGTGCTGCTAATATCTCTCACTGG AGTTTCAGCATATCAAGCACTGGTGTTAATCGGTTTGAGTGAAACATCTTCTGCCTTTACTACTGCCATGGCAAACTTGGCGTCTGCAATCATTTTTGTCATGGCATGGACTTTGGG aTTGGAGAAAGTAGATATTACAGCCAATCCAAAATTGTGGGCACAGTGA